The genomic DNA GTAATTCTCAGATAATAAACCTTTAGGATAGAAAAATTTTTTACAATTTTCATCATTTATCACATTGCTATAATAGTAATTATCATTTAGTAAGTTTTTTAGTGAATTTATAAAGCTAGTCACATAAGTAGGAGAGTCTAAAGTTCCTAGATACTCCCCCTCAATACATAAACGCAATGGGATGAAATTACTATTCTGATAATTTCCATCAAACTCTATAAAAACTTGATCGTTTCCAATTCTATTCATTTGCTATCTACCATTTTTATCAAGTCAGAAGGGACATCAGAAATCTTGATATTTCGTTCCTTTCCTGAGGACGTAATACCTTTTGTCGAACCATTCCAATGGAAATTGCCATTACCATCATCTTGAAACCTATGATAAATGACCTTCCCATCTTTATTTTCAATTGCCCATCTATTTTTTGGATCACTATCAATTTTTACACTGTTTTCCCATAATTTTACATGATTGTCAGGAATTATTGCTTTAGTAGAGTTATAAGGCATATTTCCATCTTTCAAGTCATGATGTCCTGGATTTTCATAATATTGTGTTTCAACATTAATAACTTTATCTTTAGTTGATGGCTTGGTGCCTTCGACTATGTAATTACCAATAGTATTATTACTTTCGTCCTTATGTATGCCTAAAATCTGATGTCCAGTTATGGAATTATTATCCCCTATTTCAAATCCAGATTTAGAAACTTCAAGTTCTGAATCTTTCCCCTTAACAACACCTTTACCTATTCCAGCACCTACAACTCCAGCCACAGCATTAATTAAATATTCTGCACCTTGTTTATTCTTTTCAATTTCATTTGCAAATTTCAATTCATCTAATTTATTTTCAGACGTAGAGTTTTCAATTTCTTTAACTTTCTCTGGATTAGTCCAATTATTAATCGTATTTGAATTGGTAAGATGAGCGGCGGCAGTTAATGATGTTGCTAGAGCATCAAATCCTTGAGCTATTTCAGCTCCTGCTACATTATCTAAAGCTAAAGACTTTCCTGTCTCAATTACTAAACGAACTGGACCTGAAATCATTAAACCTACCGCAAGTTGAACAGTACCTAAATCAACACCTAAATCATCGCTAATCTGTTTTATATTATTCCCTAAATCTGCAATATTGCTTAAAATAGTCATACCAACTGTTGTTTGAGTCGTAACTTTTGTCTCAAAGTCAGTCCCTTTTGCATAAATTGTTTCTTGTTCGCTTACGCCTATTTTAGGTTGTTTAAAAATCGTTTCTAAATCAACACCAGATTGAGCTAATGTATCTAATTGATTCTGAATCTCACTAAATTCTTTTGCTGCATAGAAAAAATCTAATTTAGAAAATAATGCTTCTACTTCTTTGGGCTCTATCCCTCGTTTGAGTAATTCACTTGCAACTTTGTCACCAACTACGCCCGTTTCTTTATATTCACTTGGTAAATTATAAAGCCTTGCCTGAATATTATTTAGCGTTTGTAAAGCCTTATCTTTGTACTCACCCTCTGGTAATGCTTTCGCTAAATTTTCAGCACTTTGACGGAAATTTTCAGGTAGATCCTTTTGCTGCTGAATAATCTCCGCACGGCCACTTTCTGTCAGTAAACGATGATCAACCGTCACCGATCCATCAAGCATGCCTGTGGTTTGGTCTCGGGTAATTTCTTGCGCGTTGTTAATGTCTCGATTGGTCGTATCGGTCGTATTTTTTACAGTACCTTGTCCCATCGTTGCTTTGGTCAACTGTTCTGTTTCCTGTCCACTGCTGTTGAGGCCAATGGTCGTTGAACCTTTTGGTGCAGTAGAGGCTTCTGGTGTACCTTTTTGTGGAATACCGATATTGGTCGAGACATTAAAGCCGCTGCTACTGTTGTAGTTGTGGTCCTCAAGATCTTTCAGCTCAAGTTCGCCCGAGTAATTTAACTTACCATGATCACTTAATGAACCATCAGTTTTCTTTGTCGCATTCGCAATCACACCACCAATATTAGTGACATTTTTCACACCCATTGCATCCAAGTCTGCATCGTTTTGTGCATTACCTATCAGCAACTTACTGGTGTCATTCACCCATGCACTGTCACTATTACCTTTAGCTTGGTTGTAGCTGGCCGTAATATTCTTTGAACCCGAACCATAACCGCCGCCAATAGAACCGCCTTTACTGCTATTGCTGCTGGATGCTGTATCCTGCAAGCTTTCTACATGAATTTCCTTAACTTGCAGGCTACCTCGATCAGCAATGCTCACCGTACCGCCTTGAACATTCAATTTATCAATAGCACCTTCAGTACGATTCAGTACAACTTCACTATTTACGTGGGTGAGGCTTTCGTTTTGTGATTGGCTGGTTTGCTTGCCTATTGAAGCACTGCCGCCACCGCCATAGGTATAGCTCACACTTTGGCTATTGGTTTTACTATTACTGTCTTGTTTACTATGCTCGACGCCTGCAGTCACATTGAGGTCTTTGCTGCCATCAAAGGTCGTGGTGCCTGTTGCATTCACTCGGCTGCCTTGGATATTGATATCTTGACCTTCTGATTTAAGCTGAAGGTTGTTTAAATCTAAGTTGCTGCCTTGCCATTGGCTTTGTTCTGTATTCGTGGTGCTTGTGGTTTCTATCCGTTCACCATTAGCGCCAATGGTAAAGCCATAGGTTGCACTGCTTGCAGCCGCAGATGCGGCTGCTGCCCCTACAGCAATCTGTGCACTTGCCACATTGGCCGTTGCCATTGCGACATTGGCTTTGCTGTCATCTAAGGCTCCTTTGGTAATTCGGCCCGCTGCATAGTCACGTTGTGCTTGGCTATACTCATCTTTAGCTTTAGATAAGGCTTTAGTTGCATCTGCAACAGCTTCTACCGCTAAGATTGCATCTAAATAGGCATTGCGAATGCCGACTTCTGTACTCACAGTTTCAGTATGGGTCTTTTCTTCTGTGGCGGTTTTATTTTCATAACCGCCTATGTTGAGATTTCCTCGACCATGATCAATGATCGTATCACCTGCAGCCGTGATATTTTGGCCGAGGAGATCTACACCTTCAGCACCTTGAATCATTAAGTTTTCAGTATTGATGTTGCCTGACTTATGCGTTGTGGCTGTAGTTTTAACGGTATTCTCTGTGTCTTCAAGTACAAAGCCGCCCACTCGAATGCTGTCTTTATTCAGCTTTACCCCAAGACCTTGTACCGTTTCTTTGCTGTTTGAACTTACCGTTTTTTGTTGTTCTTCTGCTGCATCGAGCGTGACTTTTTTGCCCGCTAAGATCGTGTTCTGTGCATCAATGTTGCTGCTGGTCAGTGTCGTTTGACCTGCTGAACCCACATAGACATTATTGGCACCAAGATCGGTCCCTGTTTGTGTTCTTTTCTCAGTCCGTGTGCTCGATGATTCTCCGATCGTGATCTTCGGTGCTTTTAATCCCGGAGCTAAAGCCTCAATACCTGCTAAGCCAACAGCAGTCACTTTCATTAAGTCTTTGGCAATGCCTCGATAGCCCTTTTGTGTTTCATCCCATTGCTGATCATTGGTTTCTAATGTCGTCAGACTGACATTTTCGGGCAGGGCATTACCATCTTTGGATTTTAAACTGCCATCCGCTTGGCGTTCGAATTGGGTATTGCCAATATAAATATTGTCTTGAGCTTGTATATCATTGGCTTGCAGCTCGATATTTTTACCGGCATTGATATCAACATTTTTGCCAGCTTTGAGCTGTGTTTGTGCAACGTCTTCGTCGATATATCCTGATTGACGGTTTTTAAATTGAATTGTATTTTTCTTGGCTGTTTCCGTGCTCTTCATGTCAGTATCAATATCTGACAAAAGTTTGACATTACCTTGGTTTGCCGTAATTTGAATGCTGTCTTTCGCACCTGCTTGCAGGTGTGTGGCTTGAATATCTCCTGTTTGGCTATTGATCAGGATATTGCCACCCGATTGGATGTCGGTTGCAATCGATTGACTGGTCGAAGATTGGATTTTTTTATCTGTTGTAGAGAAGCCACCTTTTTCTTGGGCGGCAAGCTGAGAACTGCGTTCATCTCGTCCATTTTCGCTCAAGACATTTTGTCTAGCATCAATCACTACATTGCCCGACGTACTCTTCAATGTGCCGACTTTAATCTGAGTATTGGCAACGCTTTGCAGAGAGATATTACCTTTCGCCTGAATCTGCGTCCCTACATCTCGACTCGAAGCATTCAGAATCTGATCCTTGTCACCTGCTGAGCTTAAATCACTGCGACTGACATTCACCGTAGAAAGATTCAGGTCTTGTCCCGCTTTGATGGTAACACTGCCTTGGCTTTGTAGATCTGATGCAGTCAGATTGATATTATTCTTGGCATTAGCAACCAGCTGACCATCCGCCTCTTGTACATACAGCCCAGCAACACGGCCAATGTTTTCAGCGCTAAATTCACTTAAACCGTGCTTATTTTCAGTTTTAATCGTCGTGGTGATGTTGTTAATGTCTCGGCCCGCATCAAGGGCAAGGGTTTGATTGGCGGTCATTGTCCCACCAATATTATTGATATCGGTGTGTGCTGTCGCAAAGACGTCTCGACCTTGTATTAAGCCGCCCACGTTATTCATGTTATTGGCTTCAAGATTCACCAATTGGCGTCCAGCAATGCTGCCTTGGTTGTTTAAATCCCCACTCAGTTTTAAATTGACCGTCTCGCCTGCAATCAAGGTACCTTTGTTGTTTAAATCTCCCGGCTGTACTGCAACATACACTTTCGGTACCAAGACTTGGATTTTTTCGCCATCAACGGTAATGGTTTCTGTCACCAGCCACACCATATCACTGGTCAATCGAGCAATCTGTGCTTCTGAAAGTTTCACCCCAACACTTAAATTAAGATCTTTGGCGGCACTCACCCCAGAATCCATCAAGGCTTTGAATTGATCCTCGAAGTTCGTATAACCATCTAAATAAACTTGACCCGTCAGTTGTGCAATTTGGTCATTGACCAGTTTTTGCTCGTAATAACCATCCCCTAAACGTTTTTGCATGTTTTGCGGGTCGGTCGCGAACATTTGCAGCATGTAATCACTGCCTAACCATTTTTTATAATTAGTAAAGGCATCGCTGCTTTCAATCAAAGGGCGGTTATTATTTTCTTTATTCACGCTGTATAAGGATTGCAGCGGTAAGCTGAGTTCTGAGGTATCACCATTTAATCCACCTTGATGAGCACCATCATATTTCACCACATCAAGTTTGATCGGTGTCACAATGTCCGCAGGATTATAGGCACGAACACCATTCCATTCGCTTTTTTTGCTGGTACCTAAAGAGTTCCATCCTACATAGTGATACTGCGATGTCCCATTTTTAATCACACGATGCTCACCCTCAGCATCAATATTATTCACCTCATTTTGTTCAATAGTGATGCCTTTCGCCGCTAGAATCTGACTCTTGTCATTGGTCAGGCTTTGGCCTTTTAGCGTCAGTGCACCGCCTGAAATAATCTCCGCAGGTGCACTGGAATCCACATAATGTTTAGTTTCGTACTGGTTATAGATATATCTGGTATAGTCTTCATATTTTTGACCGTCCAGATAAATGGTGTCATGACCTCCATAACCTGTAATATGCGATGAATCAAGAATTTCAGCGCTTCCAGCACCTTGATAAGCGGTCACATCTTTGCGGGTTTCCGGTATTTCTTTAACACTTGAACTGAAGTGTAAATTTCGGTTGGTCAATGTATCCAAACCTAGGTACATGTCACCCACAGATTGAATACGTGCGCTGGCATTATCTAAGGATGCGGCAGAGCCCTCTGCCATATGGTTTACATTCAGTTGCCCACCAACGGTCAGCGTACCTTCACTGGCGATTAGGGCTTGTTCTCTATTTTCAATTTTTCCGCCTGCAATATCTAAGCGTTGACGTGCCGCAATCGTGCCTGCTTTGACACCTTCGCTGGTTTGTTGTTCCGCATTGAGAAGATGCGCGGTTTGCAGGGCAATATGGTCACCATAGATTTGACCTGTACCCACGTTTTGAATGCCTTGACTGGCATCAATACGCGTCAAACCTTGGCTATTAATGAGGCCAGTATTATTGACGTTTTCAGCCTGAATGCGTTGATCGCCCAGACTTAATATCTTGCCGGTATTGTTTAAATCTTTTGCTTGAAGATTTAAACTTGCTGGGGCGCTATCAACTTTATTTTCTGCAACGACTACACCGCTATTTTGCAGCTCACCATTGGCACTGATTTTAATATGCCCGGCTGAGGCAAACACTTGCCCCGCGTTGTTAATTCCAACCCCTTGTTCGGTACTGATTAAACTGATTTTGCCCGCATACATCCCGCCTAAGCTGCTGGTATCAATGGCAAACTGTGGCACAGTACCTGCCGATCCCGAAGCGGCCTGTATCGCACCAGCCTGCGGATTGCCTTCAATATCATTTTGTCCAGCAACCACCGTTAATTCTTTAGCCCAAACGCCTGCATTAATCTGTGCAGCACGGCTGAGCAGTTGGGTATAATCGGCTTTACTGGTATCCAAGCCCTGACCTGTGATGTTAATCACTCCGTCACGGACTTGATAACCCGTGACTTGTCCATTTTGAATATTCGGATTAGCGGTACTTAAAGTTACCCCACCTGCATTGATAAAACCGCCGCCATCGACATTAATCCCAGCTTGGTTGGCAATGATCACATCCGCTTTACGCCCACCGACCTCTACATAGCCATTTAAGTGACTAGGATTGCTGCTGTTGACCTGATTGACAATAACTTTGGCTTCACCGCCTGCAAGCCAAGGATTGGCTTGAATATACCCCCCAAGCTGCGTTTGAGTATTTTGGCGACTGTTATTTAAAATAACACCATTCTGATTCACATCAAATTGCTGGTAGTGATTCACCGATACCCCAGCTTTGCTTGGGGTTTGAATATTCACCTGTGTTGTGCCATTGGCGCTGTTCAATATCGTTGGGCGCTGATTGCCTGCCGCATTCGGGTCTGCAACAACATTACTGTGCGATACACCGATCGATGCACTGATCAAGGCAGTGCCTGTAATCAGCATCAATGAAAATGAAAGAACTTTTAAACCTAAACTTTTTTCAGAAGCAACGACTGCTGTTTCAAGATCAACCGCTTTATTATTCTGTGTTGAGGCTTGTCCTGCAGCTGAGGCATTTTCTGCAACGGCAATCATCTCACCACGGGTTTGACTAAAAATCGTTTTATAACAGTTCTTATTCATTTCTCTTTTACCAATGCTTTAAATGTTTCAATATTTTCAAATGTCTTTAAGGACTCAATATTTTTATTTTGAATGATCAAAATCAAAATGAGTAATTCAGGCTAATCCCATAATTCATATCGTAATTTTGGAAGTGGTCAGGTTTCTGCAGCGGCTTGCCTACAAAAAAGTCATAATAAAAGCTGCCGCCTGCCTGTACTTGGCCTCTAAAACCCATGGCTGCGCCAATTAAGGTTTGGCCCAATAGCCATTCTGCTGATTGTCCATCGACATGACCCGCATCTAAAGCAATATAGAATTGGTGTGTGGGGAAAATAGACATGGCTAAATCATTGCGCCAGTAAAATCCACGGTCTGCTGCTAAGGTTAGGTCACCGTCAAAACCGCGTACCGTATACCTTCCACCAATAGAAAGCCGGTCTTGAATGGTCAGTGGCGTGTCGTTATATTGCGCTCTAAAGGCACTTGAGTAGCTATATTGCTGATTTTCAAATTGGAACGGAACATTCAGATTGGCATCCAGCGTCCAGATCTTCATCCGTGATGTACCTTCGTTCAGCGCTTCCTCAACTGCAGGTAATGAATCGAATGCACCTGTGCCGCGCTTATACCCTAGGCTCAAATCCAGCACTGCAGATTGAATATATTCACGATGATCAAGATTGAATTGCCAACCCGCAACATCTCTGCGCTGTATGGTCAGTTCGGCATCATCAATATAGCTTTTAGATTCTCGATGCCAGCCTTTCAAGGTCGCTGAGGTTTTACGCTTTGCATCCCGATAAAGCAATCGGGTCAAACCTAAATCTTGAGTCTGACTTTCTCCATTATAGTTATAAACATTATTGGCACCAGCCACCGCTTGATCGTAGTTGTATCGACTCGCATTGGCGCTGATCAGCCAGTTTTTATAAGGAACAGAATAATGAAGGGCGTAGTTATGGGTTCCGCTCTTCACAGTGGTTCCATTTTGATCCGTGATCTCTTGCTGGTCTGCTAAGTTGCGGCCAACGGTGACGTAAAATAAGTCACTTCTAAATAAAGGGTTATCCACTGAAACGGTAATGTTCCCTTGATATTTACCAGTTTGACGGCTCCCAGCATCATCAGCACTTAAGGTCACGCGAATTGGAATTTTTCGCTGTTTCCATTTGACGATCACATCACTTTGATTGGGCGCATCTGCAGGGACAATTTGAATATCAGTTTCCGCTGTAGGCAACCTTTTTAAGTTTTCTAAGCCTTGCTCTAAATCTCGTAAATTGAGAATATCGCCACGTTCAATGGGAAAGATATTTTTGGCATATTGAATTCGGCCTGCTCGGGTATTTTCCTCATCCCTTAAATCGAGTTTGATTTCTCGAACCAGTCCCGGAATGACGGTGAGTTTTAATACACCTGTGCTTAAGTTTTGAGGTTCAGCCAGTATACGTGTCGTGGTAAAGCCTCGGCCAATGATGATGTTCTGTGCTTGCGTCATCAACAGATTAATTCGCTGCTCACCCATGCATAAACCTGAAGTAAAGCCTAAATCCTTTAACGCTTGTTGCACATCGTGATCAAATTGCTGCCTCATTTCTCCATGAAGTTCAACTGTTTTGATTTCAAAACAGTTCTGATCTTCAATGTCTGTGAGTTTTACAGCTTCTTTTTTTTGAACAACCTCTAAATTTACATCACGTTCAGGTTGTATAATTTTTTCTAATTCTGCTTGGCGCTGCTGGTTTCGAATCAAACCATCTATCGCTGGGTCAAATGTCTCTGCAAATGTAACAGGAGTAACAGCAAAACCACTCAAAGAAAGCAAAATGCTTTTTAATACTCTATTTTTTTTGAACATAAATTTATTGCATGCTAAATTTTGCGCAGAAATTAACAAAATCTCACCATATATTCAATGGTATTTTATTTTTCAATTTCTCCCATTAGATTTTACCCCTCAATAGACACTTAACTTTCAACTTTCATTCTGCAGGACACCCTCACTTGCCACATGTGTCGTTGATAGCCAATCTGACCATTGTTCCTGATATAACTGTGCCATATGAGCACTTGGCTGTTTTTTCCATATTTCTTCCCACCAAAAGGAGGTTTGGGTCGTGCGAAGAATAGATAAAGGATGAACATAAAGCTTGCGAAGCTGATTAAATTTTTCATCTTTGAGCAAATAACTATACACAGCATTGCGGTGTGGGCTGTTATAAAGATAACACCATAAACGTGCAAAATTTTGCAACATTCTTCGCCCACCATCGCCAATGACTGTTGAGATATGAGCTCTTGTTTGCAGAACATCTACTCGCTCGTCTTTGTATTCACGAACGATCAGGAGTTCGCCTTCAGGGGAAATATTTCGAACGAAATGAATTTTCTTAACTTCGCTCATAAAAATTTCATGATCTGTGATTCCTTGAGTTAAAAATAATTCAGGAATATCTTGTTCTGGAATACCAGACGCATCAAATGATGAATTGGGGGTTGGATAACCATCTCCGTGAACCAGCCAGTCTTGATTGAGCTTTAAAAAATCTGCAATACTTCGAAGTTGAGAAAATGTAGGTTCTTGCTTTCCTTGCACCCAATCGAGGAAGATTTCAGCGGTGTCATAACCCAGCCGCTCTGCAATATGTGAATACTTAAGCTCTTTTGCATTTGAGTAATTAGACCACTGAATCGCATGAACCAATCGATCTGACAATTCCTTCTTGCGGTCCATGAGCTGGTATGGGCCTAAAATAGTTTGTTCACTTCCTTCGATTTCCAGCTTTTTAAAATTAAAGCTATTTTCTAAGCGGGCAACCACTTCAGCATTCATGGACCGCTTTGAATCCTGCGCTTCAGCCTCTATTTTTTGTTTTAGCTCTGTCGGTAATCTTAATTTTATTTGAGAATCGCTTAAAAGACTCATCTTAGAGTACCTCATTATATTGACAATAAACCACTATGGTTTATCATTGCTAAACCATAGTGGTTTATTTGAGGTCGATATGAACCCCAATACTGAATTTGCTCAATTAAAAATACGCATCCCTGTATCGCTGAGAAAGCAGCTGCAAGCAGAATCTAATGCCCAACAGCGATCTTTAAATGCTCAAGTTAACTTTATTTTAAAGAAGTTTATGCAATTCTCGGACAATGTACAAATGAAAGATTAGTACAGTCATCGGCAGAAAAAAATAAAGGCTCATGATGGTGCATGAGCCTTTAAGAGTTGTCTTAATTTTGCGGTCAAGACAAGATCATTGTATTGAACATTGATTCTTTTATCAATGTTCAATGAGTGGTTTCTGCCTCTTTAAGTGAACCAAAGAGGTCTATAATTTATGCGTATCGAAACCGATAAGATTCGGCAGGCAGTCAGACTGCTCAATTTAGAATACAGTCAAAGGGAAACGGCTAAACAAGTCAGTATTTCCAGAGATTCTGTTAAAGTGATTTATGAAAAGTTAAAACTTTTTCCAATCCACAATAGTGAACTTAATTTATTTACTAACCTTGAATTGCTCGACTATTTTGAAATCTCTAGGGTCGCTAACTACCCAACAAGAAAAATATATCCAGATTTTGAGTATGTGAATCAAGAACTAAAAAAACGTGATATGACCCTTGAATTACTTTGGCAAGAATATATTGCTCAATATGCAAAGGGGCTTTCTTATTCACGTTTTTGTGAAGTATTTAGAAATTTCCAAAAAAAACGGCATTCATCCATGCGCCAAAGTTTTAAAAGTGGTGAAGCGCTGTTAGTGGATTTTTGCGGTCGTACAATGGAAATCACATCGCCATTAGATGGATCAAAAAGTTATGTTCAGGTATTTGTAGGTGTTTTAGGGGCATCCGCGTATACGTTCGCTTATGCAG from Acinetobacter sp. CS-2 includes the following:
- a CDS encoding ShlB/FhaC/HecB family hemolysin secretion/activation protein, which gives rise to MFKKNRVLKSILLSLSGFAVTPVTFAETFDPAIDGLIRNQQRQAELEKIIQPERDVNLEVVQKKEAVKLTDIEDQNCFEIKTVELHGEMRQQFDHDVQQALKDLGFTSGLCMGEQRINLLMTQAQNIIIGRGFTTTRILAEPQNLSTGVLKLTVIPGLVREIKLDLRDEENTRAGRIQYAKNIFPIERGDILNLRDLEQGLENLKRLPTAETDIQIVPADAPNQSDVIVKWKQRKIPIRVTLSADDAGSRQTGKYQGNITVSVDNPLFRSDLFYVTVGRNLADQQEITDQNGTTVKSGTHNYALHYSVPYKNWLISANASRYNYDQAVAGANNVYNYNGESQTQDLGLTRLLYRDAKRKTSATLKGWHRESKSYIDDAELTIQRRDVAGWQFNLDHREYIQSAVLDLSLGYKRGTGAFDSLPAVEEALNEGTSRMKIWTLDANLNVPFQFENQQYSYSSAFRAQYNDTPLTIQDRLSIGGRYTVRGFDGDLTLAADRGFYWRNDLAMSIFPTHQFYIALDAGHVDGQSAEWLLGQTLIGAAMGFRGQVQAGGSFYYDFFVGKPLQKPDHFQNYDMNYGISLNYSF
- a CDS encoding Arc family DNA-binding protein, producing MSLLSDSQIKLRLPTELKQKIEAEAQDSKRSMNAEVVARLENSFNFKKLEIEGSEQTILGPYQLMDRKKELSDRLVHAIQWSNYSNAKELKYSHIAERLGYDTAEIFLDWVQGKQEPTFSQLRSIADFLKLNQDWLVHGDGYPTPNSSFDASGIPEQDIPELFLTQGITDHEIFMSEVKKIHFVRNISPEGELLIVREYKDERVDVLQTRAHISTVIGDGGRRMLQNFARLWCYLYNSPHRNAVYSYLLKDEKFNQLRKLYVHPLSILRTTQTSFWWEEIWKKQPSAHMAQLYQEQWSDWLSTTHVASEGVLQNES